The sequence below is a genomic window from Thalassomonas haliotis.
TATCAGCTCAGGAAAGAATTTAACGCCAGCAGCGATCCTTATTTTCGTTCTTTGGTTTTTTTATATATGAACCGCCACGGTTATAACGGCTTGTGCCGCTACAATAAATCCGGCGGTTATAATGTCCCCTTTGGTAAATATAAACGCCCTTACTTCCCCGAGGAAGAGCTGAATTATTTTGCCGAAAAGGCGCAAAAAGCGATATTTGTCTGTGAAAGTTACCGGGATACTTTTGCCCGGGCTTCGGCGGGAGATGTCATTTATTGCGATCCGCCCTATGTGCCGTTAAGCAAAACCGCCAGTTTTACCAGTTATGCCGGTAATGGCTTTGGCTTGGATGAGCAGGCAGATCTGGCCAATGTCGCCGAAGAAGTGACCCGGCATCCGGATGTATGTGTGTTGATCAGCAACCACGATACCATCTGGACCCGCAAGATCTACGAACATGCCAGTAAGTTGAAATCCATCCAGGTGGCACGAACCATCAGCCAGAAAGGACATAACCGGAAAAAAGTCGCCGAGTTATTGGCCCTCTATAAATAGCAGCCTAAGTCAGCGCGTCAGCCAGCGGTGAAAACTATAGTTAAGGTGATACCAAGGCGACTATCGCCACTAAACTCAGTACAAATAAAGTCACCGCGATAAAGCCACCGATAAGAAAATGGCTGAATTTACCTTTGCTGAAATCCCGTTGGCGGTTTTTATCGCTTTGCACGCCGATAAAGGCAGCGCCAACGCTTTTTATGGTTTCTTTTAAATCACCTTCCTTGCTCAACCTCATGGGCATTCCTCCTTAAGAGCGACATTGTCGGATAAATGAGCTGAATAAATAATATACTACAGGCACCGGGCATGTGTAACCATAAATAGTGGGAATTTATCGCCATTGCGGTAGGGAGTTTGGCCGGTTTTGTGTGTTGACGGGCTCTGGCGTGCTTGAAAGCTGTTTTCAAGCACGCCATTTATGTTACTCGGCCGGTGTTATAAATCGAGTCCTATGGCATAGGAGACGGTAAATTTGACATCGTCATTATCCAGATCGGTATCGGTTAACGCCAGGGTAAAACCGCTTTTGCTTAAGCTGATACCGTAATCGGTGTAATCGCCGCTGTCATAGTCATCATCGAAACTATAATCGCCAAGATGCAGGTTTAAGGTTAAGCCTTCGGCGACTTCAAATTCGGCATCGGCGCTGATATAAAGGGCCTTGTCCGCCCACCCGGCGCCATCGTCGTTATGAACACCATAGTTTGCGGCCAGGGTGATATTGCTAAAAGTGATGCCGGCGTATATTTCGCCAAAGTCATATTCATTGTCTTTATCCGACTCCGCCGAGTCCGGGTAGGCGTAATAGATATAACCGAGATCGTAGCTGATATTTTCATTAATATCGCCGCCAAAGCCGAGGTAGAAGTCCAGCTCGTAGCTGGCATCATCACTAAAGTCGACATTGGAGACCCAGGTACCGGCATAAAAGCCGTTTTCGGCGGCATAATCTAGGCCGCCGGAGATGGCCGCACTGTCGTCGGTCTGGCTCACACCACGCCATAAATAGTTACTGGTGAAACCGACATTGGCGGATAAACCCTCGACTGCCTGGGCAGGAGTGCCAAGCAAAGTTAAAGTTGCTAATAAGCAAGGGATTGCTAGGGGGATGGCTTTATGCTTCATATAAGTTAAGTCTCTGGCTGTTTATTGTTGTTAACCACAACAAAGCAAAGACGGTGCCCGAGATTTTACTTGAGGGTTATTTGTTTAATTTCAAATTAAATCAGTTGGTTATATTGTTTTAAAAACCGCTAGCTCCAAGTGTCAGCAGTTACTTTGCGCTATTTTGGTGCGCCTGGCCGTTAACTGTGCATCTTCCTGTGGCAAAAGCGGTATAAAAAATTCATGCCTGACAGGCGTTAATGCTTCAATATTGACCTGGCTTTAGGTAAAGTAGCGCTGATTTCAAAAAGGGTTAAACTATGTCTTCTTTTTTAATTGCACCTTCTATTCTTTCTGCCGATTTTGCCCGTCTTGGCGACGATGTCGCTAAAGTGCTGGCCGCCGGGGCCGATGTTGTCCACTTTGATGTGATGGACAATCATTTTGTGCCTAACCTGACTTTTGGTCCTATGGTATGCCAGTCGCTGCGTGATTACGGCATCAAGGCAGAAATCGATGTCCATTTGATGGTAAAGCCCGTTGATGCCTTAGTACCGGCTTTTGCCAAGGCGGGAGCGGATATCATTACCTTTCATCCCGAGGGCAGCGATCATATCGACCGTACCCTGCAATTAATCAAGGACTCTGGCTGTAAAGCCGGCCTGGTATTGAACCCGGCCACTCCTTTGCATTACCTGGACTTTGTCATGGATAAGCTTGATGTTATTTTATTGATGTCGGTGAATCCCGGATTTGGCGGTCAGTCCTTTATTCCCGGTACTTTGGATAAGTTACGCCTGGTGCGGGAAAAAATAAATCAGAGCGGCCGCGATATCCGCTTGGAAATCGATGGCGGAGTCAAAGTAGACAACATTGCCGAAATCGCCGCGGCGGGAGCAGATATGTTTGTTGCCGGTTCGGCAATTTTCTCCCAGCCGAACTATAAAACGGTTATCGACCAGATGCGGGCCGAATTGGCGACCGTTAAATAAACCCTTGCCCGGGCAAGGAAAAAGAAAATTTACTCTTAGAAATAAAGCCGCATCTGCGGCAGTGAAAGTTAAAGGAAAATCATGGCTAAACCTATTGTATTAAGCGGCTGTCAGCCTTCAGGCGAATTAACTATTGGCAATTACCTCGGGGCACTGCGCCAATGGGTCAATATGCAAGATAGCCATGAATGTTATTATATGCTGGTGGATCAGCATGCCATTACCGTGCGCCCGAAAGCCGAAGACTTGCGTAAGGCTATCCTGGACGGGCTGGCGCTTTATCTTGCCTGTGGCGTCGACCCGGAGCAAAGCACTATCTTTATTCAGTCCCATGTGCCTGAACACAGCCAGTTAAGCTGGGTATTAAACTGTTACACCCAGATGGGTGAACTTAACCGTATGACCCAGTATAAGGATAAGTCGCAAAAGTCCGAGGCCAATATGAACTCGGGCCTATTCACCTATCCGGTACTGATGGCGGCAGATATCCTGTTATACGGCGCGGATAAGGTGCCGGTTGGGGACGATCAGAAGCAGCACCTGGAACTGGCGCGTGATATCGCCACCCGTTTCAATAACCTGCACGGCGACGTTTTTACCATTCCGGATCCTTATATTCCTGAATTTGGTGCCCGCATCATGAGTTTGCAGGAGCCGACCAAGAAGATGTCCAAGTCTGATAACAACCCGGCAAACTTTATCGGTTTGCTGGAAGAGCCGAAAAAGATCGCCAAGAAAATTAAGCGGGCGATGACAGATTCAGACGAACAGGCGCGGATATATTTTGATGTTGCTGAAAAACCCGGGGTATCTAACCTGTTGTCTTTATTGTCCTGTACTACGGGTCAATCGGTTGAGTCTTTGGTACCTGGCTATGAAGATAAAATGTATGGTCATTTAAAGGGGGATGTTGCCGATGCGGTTGTTGCCCTGCTTGAGCCGATCCAGGAAAAATTCCACCGCTATCGCCAGGACCAGGCTTTCTTAAACCAGGTAATGTCTCAAGGGGCGGAAAAGGCCTCGGCAAGAGCCGGCAAAATACTGACTTCAGTTTATGATGCGGTAGGCTTTATTGCCAAGCCATAGGATTGAATAAACTTTTAAACATAAAAAAAGCGCCGAAATGGCGCTTTTTTTATGTTCAGGAGGAACAGTATCCTGTGAGTTTACGGATGAACTTAAGATCAAGCCCTATTTCTCGGCCGCCGCTTGCTGGGCCTTGGCAAATAATCTCCGGCTGTCGTTTATAAAGCTGTCCACATCACTGCCGGGAGCTAATAAAAAGCCGGGAGTCATTATCGTGGCATTGTATTGCGGATGGATGCTGAAGTCCGGTTTATTGCTTAGCTGTATCAGGTAGCTGCCGCCAAATAATAAAGTAGTTAAACTGGCGGCGATCGTCAGACGCCGTGCTGCGGTCATATGAAAGCCGATATAACAGTTGAGCCAGAATAAGACAAAAGCCAGCCCTATCGGCAGCAGGGTAATTAACCCGGCGATCGGCCAGTTGGCGGAGAGGTTAAAGTCGAGAATACTTTCGATAACATCGCTGAGCCACATCAGGTTAAAGAAGGCGAAACAGACCCCGAGCTGGTTCCAGACCCGGGCGTCATTTTTGGTCAGGTGAGATACCAGGGCGATCAGCAAGGGCCAGAGGGCAAACAGCAAGGTCATGCCAATGGCCGGTACCAAGAGCTGGGTGAAAGTCACTTCTACCGGTTTGTTCAGGTAAAACACAATACCTGCCACCAGGGAAAACAGCATGATACTGGTGAATAGCACCGCCGGATGGCGCATAAAGTTGATCAGGCTTTCAAACGGGCTAAAGGCCAGGCTTTCTTCCACCGGATGGTCCGGGAACAAGATACGGATTTGGCTTTTGCCTAAGCTGATGATATCACCGGAATTGATGGTGTGCTGGTTAACGCTTTGCTTGTTTTTTTCCAGATAGCTGCCGTTTACCGTGTCTTCGTCATAGGCAAGCCAGGATTCGCCGTTAAACTCCAGGTTCAGGTGTTTGGCACACACATGGGGGTCGGTTAAGATTATATCGTTCTGGTAACCCCGGCCTATGCTCACCCTGGGTTGATCCAGTTTGTGGCGGCTAAGCAGCTTATGGCCCCGGCTGATTTCTTCTATGATTATTTCCATGATACCGACTCCATAAACTTGCGGGTAAAGGCAAGGGCGCTGCTTTCTTCAACCCCGGCTATGGTGAAGTGGCTGATCAAGGCCTGCTGGTTTTTATCTATGGAGGCACTTAAATACAAGACATCAAACAGCTGGGGAAATTGCTTGTAGGCCCGGGTGCAAAATACGGTTTTACTGTTGATGTTGCGCTCAGACGGGCTGACGATATCGTGGTGGCACTGATATTCGCTGACATCTTCTTTGGTGGCCTTGTTGCCAGGCCCGGCGCGGCGAATTTGCTGTTCATACAAATGATAAAACTTGCTGGCGTTAAGATCTTTTGCCTGCATATAGCGAAATTCCATTTCCAGGTTACCGGTAAAAAACTTCGACGAGATATAGGTGTTTTCATCCAAAGCACAATGGGCGACGGCGGTGAGGATCAGGGCGTCAGTTTTATCGGCATTGGAATCGCCCCAGCAGCGGATAAAGGGCACATCGACCGCGGGGATCAGGCCCTGTCCCAGCTGCTTGCTTTGCCACTCGCTGCTGAGCATAGTATCGATCAGCTTTTGCTGGTTTTTCGATAGCTGCTGTGAGATTTGCTCTGCTATGCTGATGTCGTCTGTGGTTTTAAATGCCTGGTACAGGGCGACAAGTTTGTCATGGGGCACCAAAAAGCCGATCTGGTTGCCCGAGGTGGCGACGTTGATACCCACCACTTCGGCGCTTTGGTTCACCACAGGTCCGCCGCTCATGCCGGAATTGACTGAGCCGGTAAAATGAATCTTGTCATTAAAAGACTCTTTTTTCAGACCGTTATAGGTACCTGGCACCACTATCATGCCGAGATCATGGGGGTTGCCCAGGGAGAATAACTCTTCACCCTTATGCGGTACTCCCTCTGCCAGCTGGAAATAGGGCATATTGGCACCGGCTTCGCGCTTCACCAGGGCGAGATCGTTAACCACGTCGACTCTTTTTAAAGTTAACGCCCCCTTGTTGCCAAGATGATCCAGGTATTCAATCCGGTATTTATTGGGATGGCGGGCAAACCCTGAAATTACGTGGTAGTTGGTGGCAATCAGCCCCTGGCTGTTGATTTGAAAGCCTGAGCCGATGGATGACTTTTCACCGCTGGCATTATCAATCAGCCTGATTTGAAATAGTGACGGCGCCAGTTTTTTGAATATCTGCTCAGCCTGTTCGGCGGCATAAGTGTTGATACTTAAGCAGATAAAAACTAAGGCAATAAAACCTTTCATTCATGATCCTTATAGTTAATTACCTCTTTATTGTGCCATCGTCGCGGAATTTGTCATCTATTAATACATAAACCAGGCATAAACTATGTAACAAAGGTTTTATTGTTGACTCCCTGGTGGAAAAGCCCTCAAAACCGGCAGCATTTTTGCGTGAAAGCCTGCTGTGAAAAAGTGTTTTCTTTGTTTAAGAACAAGCTGAAATCCGGCTTTTTTTGCTTCAAATCAAAGGAGAAAAATCACACTGGTTTTGGCTGTGACATATTGTCGCACTTCGCTGGTTTTTCTTTGTTTTCCCCGGGCTAAGCCAGGAAAATAAGGGACAGGAAATAACTTAGAAGTGACCTGTTATGAATTTTTCTCTTAAAACGAGTTCGTTAGCTATTAAAACCATTTTATTGACCGGGCTGATTTCAAGCGCCGCGGCCGTCACCAATGTAAGTGCCAGTGAAGGCGAAAAAGCAAGCGCAGCCAAGCGAAGCGATGATATTGAAGTGATCACCATCACCAATCAACGTCATAGTTTTCTTGATAAAAATGCCAGTTACGCCCAGGGCAAGGTCAGTGAACCTGATCTGGCAAACTGGCTGGCTTCGGTTCCCGGGGCCAATATTAATTCCAATGGCCCGGTAACCGGTATTGCCCAATACCGCGGCCTTTATGGTGACCGAGTCTCCACGACCCTGGACGGGCATATCCTGATAGGCGCAGGCCCCAATGCCATGGATACGCCGTTAAGTTACTCTACGCCGTTAATTGTTGATGCCATGACGGTTTATCGGGGTATAGCACCGATCACTGCCGGTATGAATACCCTGGGCGGGGCAATCGATGTCAAAATGCGTAAGGCGGAAATCTCCAACCAGAAAAACTGGCAGAGCTTCGGCGATGTGCAAACCGGTTACCGCAGCAACAATGATGCCTCAACCTTATCTTCCGTGGTGAACTTCTCCAAAGGCAATAAAGGCTTTATGGCTTATGGCAACTGGCAGCAAGGGGACAGTTTTGAAAGTGGCGACAATCTTGAGGTGAGTCCCACTGATTTTGACAAACGCCAGTTCGGTTTTGATTTTCGCGTTGCCGGTGATAACTCGGATATCGGCCTGGGTTACCACTATACAGATACCAATGATTCAGGTACCCCGGCCTTAGCCATGGATATCGAATATATCTACAGCCACAGATTAAGTCTGGACGGCAGCTTGCTCTTGGGACAGTGGCAGGGGAAATGGCAACTGGGTTATCTTGATGCCGAACATGCCATGAGCAACTTTCACATGAGACCTAATGATAACCCGGAAAGATATCGCCGTAATGTTGCCATAGGAGAAACCTGGGATTTTAAATTCACCTTAGATCGCAGCTTTGATTTTGGTGAAATTACATTGGGCCTGGATGGTTACCTGGCGGAGCATGATTCTGTGATCTCCAACCCTGAGAATGCCATGTTTGCACTGGTCAACTTCAATGCCGTCACCGACGACCGCATTGGTTTGTTTGCCCAGTGGCAGCAAAAGTTCAAGCAAACCCAGGTTCAGTTGGGTATGCGGGTTAAGCGCGCCCGATCGGATGCCGGTGAGGTTGCCAGCTCAATGGCGATGATGGATAACATGATGGGCGGTTTGGCCAAAGATCTCCGGGATAATTTCAATAACAGCGACCGTGATACTTCGAAGACCAATGTTGATATTGCCTTAAACATTGAATCTCAGTTAACCGATACCTGGTCGCTATATGCCGGCCTGGGGTTGAAAAACCGTGCCCCTTCCTATCAGGAGCTTTACCTGTGGATGCCGCTGGAAGCAACCGGTGGTCTGGCTGACGGCAATACCTATATCGGCGATATGGGACTTGATTCCGAGCAGGCATATCAGCTGGACTTAGGTTTAACCTACCAGAGCAAAAAAGCCATGGTTTCCCCGCATATCTTTTACCAGCGTATCGATGACTATATTCAGGGGACGGCGCTGGGCATGGACGATATGTCGGCTGCTATGATGGCGCAGATGATGAGCGGCGACGATAACCCGCTGCAATTTAGTAATGTCGATGCCAAGTTATACGGTATGGATGTTAACTGGTCTTATAAACTAAACGATGCCTTTAGCCTTTCCGGTATTGCCAGTTATGTCAGGGGAGAGCGCCGGGATATCGACGATGATCTCTACCGCATTGCGCCGCTTAATACCCAGATCAATGTCAGCTATCAGTCGGATGCCTTGTTGGCGACTTTAAACTGGCAGCTGGTAACGAAACAGGACAAGGTATCCCTGACCAACGACGAACAGGAAAGCGCCGGTTATGGTTTGCTTAACCTGGACGTGCAGTATTACCTGGGGTCATCTCTAACTCTGCGCGGTGGTATCGATAATATCCTGGATAAGGATTATGACAATCACCTCGGCGGTTATAACCGGGTGAAAAATGCCGATATCGCGGTCATGGACAGGTTGCGCGGTGAAGGCGCCAGTGCCTGGGCGGAACTCACCTACAGCTTTTAACTGATGCAGATACCCGGGCAACCGGGGAATCGTACCGCTTTTATTAAAGCCCGGGCCACCGCTCATCTGGTCCGGGTTTTTTTTTGCCTGCCGCTTTTGCGCCTCTTTGCCGGTTCACAGGGTCTTGTACCCTTGATGCGCACGCTTTAGTATTTAACCTGCTTGAGATAATCTAAGCTGGCGCCGCTCTGTTAACGCTTCCCGGTGTTAAATGAAGGGCATTTTGCTGAAATTGCTGTCATTTAAGCGTTAGCTGGTTCATCTTAACTCGGGCTCAGCTTATTTAATAATAAAGGAAATAATGCATTAACTATGGTCTAAGCACTGACCTGCTGCGGTGCTCAGCCTCAGTCTGGCACGGCAGAGCTGTGAACTGGGCGGTTTATCCTCATTGTGAGGCATTTTTTTATGAGGTTTGGTATCATTTATTTTGGTGTTTTGTATTAAAACGGGGAGAAGTTTATGGATCATTTAAAGGCTCAAGCCTATTTACTCTCTAAACCCGAAGCCGTGCTGGATCACCCTTTCGGGAAAGATGTGATGGTGTTTAATATCAAAAATAAAATGTTTGCCACCCTGGCCTTAGGCAAGATGGGGAAAGGCGGCGGCCAGGAAGGCAACTGGTGGATGAATCTGAAATGCGACCCCGACGAGGCGGATATGCTCAGGGATATTTTCCCGTCGGTGATCCCCGGTTACCACATGAATAAACGTCTCTGGAACACGGTGATTCTAGACGGCTCTGTCCCTGAAGGAGAAATTGAGCGTATGATCGACAACTCCTTTCGCCTGGTGGTGAATAATATGAGTAAAAAACAGCAGATGTCGATTTTGCCCCATCTC
It includes:
- a CDS encoding Dam family site-specific DNA-(adenine-N6)-methyltransferase; amino-acid sequence: MNKKHRAFLKWAGGKYGLSDVIAKMLPKGERLIEPFVGAGSIFLNSDYPHYLLNDINQDLINLYRILQSKPDQFITDARDMFSCENNQAEVYYQLRKEFNASSDPYFRSLVFLYMNRHGYNGLCRYNKSGGYNVPFGKYKRPYFPEEELNYFAEKAQKAIFVCESYRDTFARASAGDVIYCDPPYVPLSKTASFTSYAGNGFGLDEQADLANVAEEVTRHPDVCVLISNHDTIWTRKIYEHASKLKSIQVARTISQKGHNRKKVAELLALYK
- a CDS encoding DUF2970 domain-containing protein, translated to MRLSKEGDLKETIKSVGAAFIGVQSDKNRQRDFSKGKFSHFLIGGFIAVTLFVLSLVAIVALVSP
- a CDS encoding TorF family putative porin; this translates as MKHKAIPLAIPCLLATLTLLGTPAQAVEGLSANVGFTSNYLWRGVSQTDDSAAISGGLDYAAENGFYAGTWVSNVDFSDDASYELDFYLGFGGDINENISYDLGYIYYAYPDSAESDKDNEYDFGEIYAGITFSNITLAANYGVHNDDGAGWADKALYISADAEFEVAEGLTLNLHLGDYSFDDDYDSGDYTDYGISLSKSGFTLALTDTDLDNDDVKFTVSYAIGLDL
- the rpe gene encoding ribulose-phosphate 3-epimerase, which encodes MSSFLIAPSILSADFARLGDDVAKVLAAGADVVHFDVMDNHFVPNLTFGPMVCQSLRDYGIKAEIDVHLMVKPVDALVPAFAKAGADIITFHPEGSDHIDRTLQLIKDSGCKAGLVLNPATPLHYLDFVMDKLDVILLMSVNPGFGGQSFIPGTLDKLRLVREKINQSGRDIRLEIDGGVKVDNIAEIAAAGADMFVAGSAIFSQPNYKTVIDQMRAELATVK
- the trpS gene encoding tryptophan--tRNA ligase, with the translated sequence MAKPIVLSGCQPSGELTIGNYLGALRQWVNMQDSHECYYMLVDQHAITVRPKAEDLRKAILDGLALYLACGVDPEQSTIFIQSHVPEHSQLSWVLNCYTQMGELNRMTQYKDKSQKSEANMNSGLFTYPVLMAADILLYGADKVPVGDDQKQHLELARDIATRFNNLHGDVFTIPDPYIPEFGARIMSLQEPTKKMSKSDNNPANFIGLLEEPKKIAKKIKRAMTDSDEQARIYFDVAEKPGVSNLLSLLSCTTGQSVESLVPGYEDKMYGHLKGDVADAVVALLEPIQEKFHRYRQDQAFLNQVMSQGAEKASARAGKILTSVYDAVGFIAKP
- a CDS encoding FHA domain-containing protein; this encodes MEIIIEEISRGHKLLSRHKLDQPRVSIGRGYQNDIILTDPHVCAKHLNLEFNGESWLAYDEDTVNGSYLEKNKQSVNQHTINSGDIISLGKSQIRILFPDHPVEESLAFSPFESLINFMRHPAVLFTSIMLFSLVAGIVFYLNKPVEVTFTQLLVPAIGMTLLFALWPLLIALVSHLTKNDARVWNQLGVCFAFFNLMWLSDVIESILDFNLSANWPIAGLITLLPIGLAFVLFWLNCYIGFHMTAARRLTIAASLTTLLFGGSYLIQLSNKPDFSIHPQYNATIMTPGFLLAPGSDVDSFINDSRRLFAKAQQAAAEK
- a CDS encoding S1 family peptidase, translating into MKGFIALVFICLSINTYAAEQAEQIFKKLAPSLFQIRLIDNASGEKSSIGSGFQINSQGLIATNYHVISGFARHPNKYRIEYLDHLGNKGALTLKRVDVVNDLALVKREAGANMPYFQLAEGVPHKGEELFSLGNPHDLGMIVVPGTYNGLKKESFNDKIHFTGSVNSGMSGGPVVNQSAEVVGINVATSGNQIGFLVPHDKLVALYQAFKTTDDISIAEQISQQLSKNQQKLIDTMLSSEWQSKQLGQGLIPAVDVPFIRCWGDSNADKTDALILTAVAHCALDENTYISSKFFTGNLEMEFRYMQAKDLNASKFYHLYEQQIRRAGPGNKATKEDVSEYQCHHDIVSPSERNINSKTVFCTRAYKQFPQLFDVLYLSASIDKNQQALISHFTIAGVEESSALAFTRKFMESVSWK
- a CDS encoding TonB-dependent receptor — translated: MNFSLKTSSLAIKTILLTGLISSAAAVTNVSASEGEKASAAKRSDDIEVITITNQRHSFLDKNASYAQGKVSEPDLANWLASVPGANINSNGPVTGIAQYRGLYGDRVSTTLDGHILIGAGPNAMDTPLSYSTPLIVDAMTVYRGIAPITAGMNTLGGAIDVKMRKAEISNQKNWQSFGDVQTGYRSNNDASTLSSVVNFSKGNKGFMAYGNWQQGDSFESGDNLEVSPTDFDKRQFGFDFRVAGDNSDIGLGYHYTDTNDSGTPALAMDIEYIYSHRLSLDGSLLLGQWQGKWQLGYLDAEHAMSNFHMRPNDNPERYRRNVAIGETWDFKFTLDRSFDFGEITLGLDGYLAEHDSVISNPENAMFALVNFNAVTDDRIGLFAQWQQKFKQTQVQLGMRVKRARSDAGEVASSMAMMDNMMGGLAKDLRDNFNNSDRDTSKTNVDIALNIESQLTDTWSLYAGLGLKNRAPSYQELYLWMPLEATGGLADGNTYIGDMGLDSEQAYQLDLGLTYQSKKAMVSPHIFYQRIDDYIQGTALGMDDMSAAMMAQMMSGDDNPLQFSNVDAKLYGMDVNWSYKLNDAFSLSGIASYVRGERRDIDDDLYRIAPLNTQINVSYQSDALLATLNWQLVTKQDKVSLTNDEQESAGYGLLNLDVQYYLGSSLTLRGGIDNILDKDYDNHLGGYNRVKNADIAVMDRLRGEGASAWAELTYSF
- a CDS encoding MmcQ/YjbR family DNA-binding protein; translation: MDHLKAQAYLLSKPEAVLDHPFGKDVMVFNIKNKMFATLALGKMGKGGGQEGNWWMNLKCDPDEADMLRDIFPSVIPGYHMNKRLWNTVILDGSVPEGEIERMIDNSFRLVVNNMSKKQQMSILPHL